From Candidatus Binataceae bacterium, the proteins below share one genomic window:
- a CDS encoding ABC transporter ATP-binding protein → MQPIIRVEKLSKRYRLGGGQPYHTLRESIMRAAAAPARLARARLKPSHNGTASPDTEGHIWALRDVSFEVMPGEVLGLIGRNGAGKSTLLRVLSRITAPTAGRAEIYGRVGSLLEVGTGFHAELTGRENIYLSGAILGMRRAEIQRKFDEIVAFAEVEKFIDTPVKHYSSGMHVRLGFAVAAHLEPEILLVDEVLAVGDAAFQKKCLGKMGEVARAGRTVIFVSHNMASIEALCNSCLLINHGGLEARGEPAQIVMRYMASELRGHGGVRSLAEHPGRRPGSERLMRSVSLDAGDGVSTGILRMGSTLAVRVEFAAPRPIRPTLRLVARTAEGFPLFGVNSRITYEGANSMPQRSGAITCTLERLPLMPGTYLLDLFFGDFGDPSRDLDVIREAISFEVVPADLLGTGHLPHAVDGPIFWTARWTVTGS, encoded by the coding sequence ATGCAACCGATAATCCGGGTCGAGAAACTCTCCAAGCGCTACCGCCTCGGTGGCGGGCAGCCTTACCACACCCTGCGCGAAAGCATCATGCGCGCGGCCGCGGCGCCCGCGCGGCTGGCGCGCGCGCGGCTCAAGCCGTCGCACAATGGCACGGCGTCCCCAGACACCGAGGGCCACATCTGGGCGCTGCGCGACGTGAGCTTCGAGGTGATGCCGGGCGAGGTGTTGGGCCTTATCGGCCGCAATGGCGCGGGCAAATCGACCCTGCTCAGGGTGCTCTCGCGGATCACCGCACCGACCGCCGGCCGCGCCGAGATCTACGGCCGGGTCGGCAGCCTGCTCGAAGTCGGCACCGGCTTCCATGCCGAGCTCACCGGGCGCGAGAACATCTACTTGAGCGGCGCGATCCTGGGGATGCGGCGGGCGGAGATCCAGCGCAAGTTCGACGAGATCGTGGCCTTCGCCGAGGTCGAAAAATTCATCGATACCCCGGTCAAGCATTACTCCAGCGGGATGCACGTGCGGCTCGGCTTCGCCGTCGCCGCCCATCTCGAACCGGAGATTCTTCTGGTTGATGAAGTGCTGGCGGTGGGCGACGCCGCTTTTCAGAAAAAGTGCCTGGGCAAGATGGGCGAGGTGGCGCGCGCCGGGCGCACGGTCATCTTCGTCAGCCACAACATGGCGTCGATCGAGGCGCTGTGCAACTCGTGCCTGCTGATCAACCACGGAGGGCTCGAGGCGCGCGGCGAGCCGGCGCAGATCGTGATGCGCTACATGGCCTCCGAGCTGCGCGGACATGGCGGCGTCCGCTCGCTGGCCGAGCATCCCGGCCGCCGCCCCGGCTCGGAGCGGTTGATGCGCTCGGTGAGCCTCGATGCCGGCGACGGTGTATCCACCGGCATTTTGCGGATGGGTTCGACGCTCGCCGTGCGGGTCGAGTTCGCCGCGCCGCGCCCGATCAGACCCACGCTGCGCCTTGTTGCGCGAACAGCCGAAGGATTTCCACTCTTCGGCGTCAACAGCCGGATCACTTATGAGGGCGCAAACAGCATGCCGCAACGCTCGGGCGCCATCACGTGCACCCTCGAGCGCCTGCCGCTGATGCCGGGAACGTACCTCTTGGACTTGTTCTTCGGTGACTTCGGCGACCCCTCGCGCGATCTCGACGTCATCCGCGAAGCGATTTCGTTCGAGGTGGTTCCCGCCGACCTGCTGGGCACCGGGCATTTGCCGCACGCCGTGGACGGGCCGATCTTCTGGACCGCGAGATGGACCGTCACCGGAAGCTAG
- a CDS encoding alpha/beta fold hydrolase: MALAEINGIELYYEVHGEGPALVFAHGAGGSHLSWWQQIPVLAHSYRCVTFDHRGFGLSRERPGGPGAQAFVDDLRALLDHLGIERAALAGQSMGGWTVLGFAAAYPERTRALVLCDTAAGMDDPAVIAEFRRLRESAPGGLGDVLTRAIGADLERRDPARAFLYREISALNLEVPSDLMGKLFEMRHNPDVLVERRIPTMLVVGEEDVLTPPALMELMRRRLPHARFIRIPGAGHSVYFERPEEFNQTLENFLREALGRA, translated from the coding sequence ATGGCGCTCGCGGAAATCAACGGCATCGAGCTCTACTACGAAGTACACGGCGAGGGGCCGGCGCTGGTGTTCGCCCACGGCGCGGGCGGCAGCCACCTGAGCTGGTGGCAGCAGATCCCCGTGCTCGCGCACTCCTATCGATGCGTTACGTTCGACCATCGCGGCTTCGGCCTTTCACGCGAGCGGCCCGGCGGCCCGGGCGCGCAGGCCTTCGTTGACGACCTGCGCGCCCTGCTCGACCATCTCGGCATCGAGCGCGCGGCGCTGGCGGGACAGTCGATGGGCGGGTGGACCGTGCTCGGCTTCGCCGCGGCCTATCCGGAGCGTACGCGCGCGCTGGTGCTGTGCGACACCGCCGCGGGAATGGACGATCCGGCCGTGATCGCGGAATTTCGCCGGCTGCGCGAGAGCGCGCCGGGCGGACTCGGCGATGTCCTGACGCGCGCGATCGGCGCCGATCTCGAGCGGCGCGACCCCGCACGCGCGTTTCTCTACCGCGAGATCTCGGCGCTCAACCTAGAGGTACCATCCGATCTGATGGGCAAGCTCTTCGAAATGCGCCACAATCCCGACGTGCTCGTCGAGCGGCGGATTCCGACGATGCTTGTCGTGGGCGAGGAAGACGTGCTGACGCCGCCCGCGTTGATGGAGCTGATGCGCCGCCGCCTGCCCCACGCGCGCTTCATCCGGATTCCCGGCGCCGGGCACTCGGTGTACTTCGAGCGGCCCGAAGAGTTCAACCAAACGCTCGAGAACTTCCTGCGCGAAGCGCTCGGCCGCGCTTAG
- a CDS encoding glycosyltransferase family 4 protein: MLTHRPKRSAIQPRVIHLVPTLFGRDGAYGGGERYAFELARHMAEVVPTTLLSFGERDIDERAGALRIRALGDPWYVRSQRFNPLAWAMLRELRSADVIHCHQQHILASSVAAAFARLSGRRVFVSDLGGGGWDISAWLSTDRWYNGHLHLSEYSRTIAGHRDAPWAQVIYGGVDTAKFSPAPEVRRDKTVLFVGRVLPHKGINYLIEALPRGLRLEIVGPTPDARYLEDLRRLAAGRCVRFITDCDDAGLVERYRRAMCVVLPSVYRTLYGDESSVPELLGQTLLEGMACGAPALCTAVASLPEVVKDGVNGFIVSPNDPGALGERLCWLRDHRLEAAAMGAAGRRRVLEHFTWPAVVERCLAIYAKECSGL, translated from the coding sequence ATGTTGACTCATCGGCCCAAGCGGAGTGCGATCCAACCGCGCGTCATCCATCTGGTGCCCACATTGTTCGGGCGCGATGGTGCCTATGGCGGCGGCGAGCGCTACGCCTTCGAACTGGCGCGGCACATGGCCGAGGTGGTCCCGACCACGCTGCTTTCATTTGGCGAACGCGATATTGACGAGCGCGCCGGCGCGCTCAGGATCCGCGCGCTCGGCGATCCCTGGTACGTCCGCAGCCAGCGTTTTAATCCGCTCGCCTGGGCGATGCTGCGCGAGCTGCGCAGCGCCGATGTGATCCACTGCCATCAGCAGCACATCCTGGCCAGCAGCGTCGCCGCAGCCTTTGCCCGCTTGAGCGGCCGGCGCGTCTTCGTCAGCGACCTCGGCGGCGGTGGATGGGATATCTCGGCCTGGCTTTCCACCGACCGCTGGTACAATGGCCACTTGCATCTCAGCGAATACAGCCGCACGATCGCCGGCCATCGCGATGCGCCGTGGGCCCAAGTCATTTATGGCGGCGTCGACACCGCCAAGTTCTCGCCCGCGCCCGAAGTCCGGCGCGACAAGACCGTGCTCTTCGTCGGCCGCGTCCTGCCGCACAAGGGAATCAACTATCTAATCGAGGCCTTGCCGCGTGGGCTGCGGCTGGAAATCGTCGGCCCCACTCCCGATGCCAGATACCTCGAAGACCTGCGCAGGCTCGCCGCCGGCAGGTGCGTGAGGTTCATTACTGATTGCGACGATGCGGGGCTGGTCGAGCGCTACCGCCGCGCGATGTGTGTTGTGCTGCCGAGCGTCTATCGCACGCTTTACGGCGACGAGAGCTCCGTGCCCGAGTTGCTCGGACAGACTCTGCTCGAAGGGATGGCGTGCGGAGCGCCTGCGCTATGCACCGCGGTCGCCAGTTTGCCCGAAGTGGTCAAGGACGGCGTGAACGGGTTCATCGTGTCGCCCAACGACCCGGGCGCGCTCGGCGAGCGGCTGTGCTGGCTGCGCGACCATCGCCTTGAAGCTGCCGCGATGGGCGCCGCCGGACGCCGCCGCGTGCTCGAGCATTTCACGTGGCCGGCGGTCGTGGAACGCTGTCTGGCCATTTATGCGAAAGAATGTTCCGGCTTATGA
- a CDS encoding methyltransferase domain-containing protein: MGTSTQSEEVANRRPEPGTALNLGCGRKRREGALNLDRVPELNPDVTHDLDKIPWPLADNQFGEVYAEDVLAHCTDVIATMEEIHRVCQDHAIVRITTPHFSSANSFVDPTHLQHFSYFSFDYFTDNHEFGFYSKKRFRRHRAQIVFLPTLANKLVWRLANRYPAAYERRWAWLFPA, encoded by the coding sequence ATGGGAACTTCTACCCAGAGTGAAGAGGTCGCCAACCGGCGGCCCGAGCCCGGGACAGCGCTCAATCTAGGCTGCGGTCGCAAGCGTCGCGAGGGCGCGCTCAATTTAGACCGGGTGCCGGAACTCAACCCGGATGTCACTCATGACCTTGACAAAATTCCCTGGCCCTTGGCGGACAACCAGTTTGGCGAAGTCTACGCCGAAGACGTTTTGGCGCATTGCACTGACGTGATCGCTACTATGGAGGAGATTCATAGAGTTTGTCAGGATCATGCGATCGTGCGAATCACCACGCCTCACTTTTCGTCCGCAAACTCATTCGTCGATCCCACGCATCTGCAGCACTTCAGCTATTTTAGTTTCGACTATTTCACTGATAATCACGAGTTTGGCTTTTACAGTAAAAAGCGGTTTCGGCGGCACCGCGCTCAAATAGTCTTTCTTCCTACCCTCGCGAACAAGCTGGTTTGGCGCCTGGCGAACCGCTATCCCGCGGCTTACGAGCGGCGTTGGGCATGGCTGTTTCCAGCCTAG
- a CDS encoding glycosyltransferase family 4 protein, protein MRILLALPHYPNPDEGAAGVTLRLAEAYRRLGHQAEVSVLNDFAIGRSNTWATLAFPLRLSRRYRAKIARGEYDVVDTAGFAGCALGVHWPADGRALLVMRSHGLEHCYYRAHREEARAAGRPLGWKYRAFMRAAILPMTALAMRRAGLALLLNREEMEFAARRLGVARERMCLVPNGIDAAMLGLPFAPTPMGPQETLRIAWIGAWQPRKGPRYAVLALSKLMARFASLEATLLGTGCDAEAVLGEFPAALRSRLKVVPRYENRDLPALLAGHQIELMTSVIEAFGVAQVEAMACGLAPVAPAIGGPLEVVADGRDGLLVAPRDARAAADAVARLIEDRALLDALRRHAQAKAQRFGWEAVARLNLDLYEEFLAHRGTRRPRVDAAAVDNPIRSASNLAR, encoded by the coding sequence TTGAGAATCCTGCTCGCGCTCCCTCATTATCCGAACCCAGACGAAGGGGCGGCAGGTGTTACCCTGCGGCTAGCCGAAGCTTACCGCCGGCTCGGTCACCAGGCCGAAGTCAGCGTTCTCAACGACTTCGCGATCGGTCGCAGCAACACGTGGGCGACGCTGGCGTTTCCGCTGCGTCTGTCGCGCCGATATCGCGCGAAGATCGCGCGTGGCGAGTACGACGTAGTGGACACGGCCGGCTTCGCGGGCTGTGCGCTCGGAGTACACTGGCCCGCTGATGGGCGAGCGCTGCTGGTGATGCGCAGCCATGGCCTCGAGCACTGCTATTACCGCGCCCACCGCGAGGAGGCGCGCGCGGCAGGCCGGCCCCTGGGCTGGAAATACCGCGCCTTCATGCGCGCGGCAATCCTGCCGATGACGGCGTTGGCGATGCGCCGCGCGGGACTGGCCTTGCTGCTCAACCGCGAAGAGATGGAATTTGCCGCACGCCGGCTGGGAGTCGCGCGTGAGCGGATGTGCCTGGTCCCCAATGGGATCGACGCCGCGATGTTGGGCTTGCCTTTTGCGCCCACTCCGATGGGGCCGCAGGAGACGCTGCGCATTGCCTGGATTGGCGCGTGGCAGCCGCGCAAGGGGCCGCGCTATGCGGTGCTGGCGCTGAGCAAGCTGATGGCGCGATTCGCCTCTCTGGAGGCGACGCTTTTGGGCACCGGCTGCGATGCGGAAGCCGTGCTCGGCGAATTTCCCGCCGCGCTGAGGTCGCGCCTGAAGGTCGTCCCGCGTTACGAGAACCGGGATTTGCCCGCGCTGCTCGCCGGCCATCAGATCGAGCTGATGACTTCGGTCATCGAAGCCTTCGGCGTCGCGCAGGTCGAGGCGATGGCCTGTGGGCTGGCGCCTGTTGCGCCCGCAATCGGGGGCCCATTGGAAGTTGTCGCCGATGGAAGGGACGGGCTGCTGGTTGCGCCGCGCGACGCGCGTGCGGCGGCCGATGCGGTGGCGCGCCTGATCGAAGACCGCGCGCTGCTCGACGCGCTGCGCCGGCACGCCCAGGCCAAAGCGCAGCGCTTCGGCTGGGAGGCGGTCGCGCGGCTCAATCTGGATCTGTACGAGGAATTTCTCGCGCATCGTGGAACGCGAAGACCTCGCGTCGACGCCGCGGCAGTTGACAACCCCATCCGTTCCGCATCGAACCTGGCCCGATGA
- a CDS encoding glycosyltransferase family 4 protein, producing the protein MSADWHIIAPEYPPARGGVADYTRLVALGLAARGTRVHVWAPALPAADAPEPGVEVHRLPGRFGRRALAAMGGGLNAAAAPRILVQYVPHGFGMRAMNLPFCLWLYRRRRAADISVMFHEVAYPLNRNQPLRHSVIALTNRAMAAALTRAARRCFVAGAGWERLLRPLAPAGCAISWLPVPSNIPVAENPEGVRAVRRLLAVEGGLVLGHFGTGREAWIADTLAAVAATLLRERPAASLLLMGRDSRELRKRLLVRAPDLGARVHATGPLAPDALSLHLSACDLMLQPYGEGVSTRRGSIMAALAHRRAVVTTDGVLTEPLWAQSRAVALASIDAAALKSTVLRLLDDAGERERLGEAAGALYAERFDLAHTLAALAEVNQA; encoded by the coding sequence GTGTCGGCTGACTGGCACATCATCGCGCCCGAATATCCGCCGGCGCGCGGCGGCGTCGCCGACTACACCCGGCTGGTCGCTCTCGGACTTGCCGCGCGCGGGACGCGCGTCCACGTATGGGCGCCCGCGCTGCCTGCCGCCGATGCGCCTGAGCCCGGTGTCGAAGTCCATCGCCTGCCCGGCCGCTTCGGCCGGCGCGCACTCGCCGCGATGGGGGGCGGACTTAACGCCGCCGCTGCACCCCGTATACTGGTCCAGTATGTGCCGCACGGGTTCGGCATGCGGGCGATGAATCTGCCGTTTTGCCTGTGGCTGTACCGGCGCCGGCGCGCGGCCGATATCAGCGTGATGTTCCACGAAGTCGCCTATCCGCTGAATCGCAACCAGCCGCTGCGCCACAGCGTGATCGCGCTCACGAATCGCGCGATGGCTGCGGCCCTCACCCGCGCCGCGCGCCGCTGCTTCGTCGCCGGCGCCGGATGGGAGCGGTTGCTGCGCCCGCTTGCGCCGGCCGGATGCGCGATTTCATGGCTGCCGGTGCCGAGCAACATCCCGGTCGCCGAAAATCCCGAAGGCGTGCGCGCCGTGCGCCGCTTGCTGGCGGTCGAGGGCGGGCTGGTGCTCGGCCACTTCGGCACCGGGCGCGAGGCCTGGATCGCCGACACCCTGGCAGCCGTCGCCGCGACGCTGCTGCGCGAGCGCCCGGCTGCGAGCCTGCTGCTGATGGGTCGTGACAGCCGCGAGCTGCGCAAGCGCCTGCTGGTGCGCGCGCCCGATCTGGGCGCGCGCGTGCATGCCACGGGTCCGCTTGCGCCGGACGCCCTGTCGCTCCATCTCAGCGCCTGCGACCTGATGCTCCAGCCCTACGGCGAGGGCGTGAGCACGCGACGGGGTAGCATCATGGCTGCTCTCGCCCATCGGCGCGCAGTGGTTACCACTGACGGGGTGTTGACCGAGCCACTGTGGGCACAAAGTCGCGCGGTCGCGCTGGCCTCGATCGACGCTGCAGCGCTCAAGTCGACGGTCCTTCGTCTGTTGGATGATGCGGGCGAGCGCGAACGGCTCGGCGAGGCGGCGGGCGCGCTCTACGCGGAGCGCTTCGACCTTGCGCATACGCTCGCCGCGCTCGCCGAGGTGAACCAGGCTTGA
- a CDS encoding glycosyltransferase, which yields MGSRLKVLHVGKYYPPHPGGIESHLRILCEELCKTIDVEVLVAGPRWRSDWSAPDGVPVTRLATPLTLHGTPIVPGMVRAIRRARPDIVHLHFPNPMAALAALLSRPEAPLVVSWHSDVVRQRRAAAAFAPLLALLLRRCAAIVVSSPAYIDGSALLSARRELCRAIPYGIRADAFAHPDRARVGELRRRFGERVVLGVGRLIYYKGFEYLVRAMAEVPGTLLLAGDGPLRAALQAQARRLGIGERVVLMGAVSDADLCACYHACDVFALPSVARSEAFGIVQLEAMACGRPVVNTLLDSAVPHVSLDGLTGLTVPPADTGALAAALRTLLGDPARRAAMGEAARRRVREEFSAEVMACRTLELYREVAAGAKRGRALRAGSSRAFG from the coding sequence ATGGGTTCGCGGCTCAAGGTCCTGCACGTCGGCAAGTACTACCCGCCCCATCCGGGCGGCATCGAGTCCCACCTGCGGATCCTGTGCGAGGAGCTGTGCAAGACGATCGACGTCGAAGTCCTGGTGGCGGGCCCGCGATGGCGCTCGGATTGGTCGGCGCCCGACGGTGTGCCAGTCACCCGGCTGGCGACGCCGCTGACCCTGCACGGCACCCCGATCGTGCCCGGGATGGTGCGCGCGATACGCCGGGCGCGGCCCGACATCGTCCACCTGCATTTTCCCAACCCGATGGCGGCGCTTGCCGCCCTGCTGAGTCGGCCTGAGGCGCCGCTGGTGGTGAGCTGGCACAGCGACGTGGTGCGCCAGCGCCGCGCCGCGGCGGCATTTGCTCCACTGCTTGCGCTGCTGCTGCGCAGATGCGCCGCGATCGTGGTGAGCTCCCCAGCATATATCGACGGTTCAGCCCTGCTTAGCGCCCGTCGCGAGCTTTGCCGGGCGATTCCCTACGGCATCCGCGCCGACGCCTTCGCGCATCCCGATCGCGCGCGCGTCGGCGAGTTGCGCCGGCGCTTCGGCGAGCGCGTCGTACTCGGGGTCGGCCGCCTCATCTACTACAAGGGCTTCGAGTACCTGGTGCGCGCGATGGCCGAGGTGCCCGGGACGCTGCTGCTGGCGGGCGACGGTCCGCTGCGCGCGGCGCTTCAGGCTCAGGCGCGCCGGCTAGGGATCGGCGAGCGAGTCGTGCTGATGGGCGCGGTCAGCGACGCCGACCTATGCGCCTGTTATCACGCCTGCGACGTGTTCGCGCTGCCTTCGGTCGCGCGCAGCGAGGCTTTCGGGATCGTGCAGCTTGAGGCGATGGCTTGCGGACGTCCGGTGGTCAACACGCTGCTGGATTCGGCCGTGCCCCACGTCTCACTCGACGGCCTCACTGGACTGACCGTACCTCCGGCCGATACAGGCGCACTGGCAGCGGCGCTGCGCACGCTGCTCGGCGATCCCGCGCGGCGGGCAGCTATGGGCGAGGCAGCGCGCCGGCGCGTGCGCGAGGAGTTCAGCGCCGAGGTGATGGCGTGCCGCACGCTCGAGCTGTACCGCGAGGTTGCCGCCGGGGCTAAGCGCGGCCGAGCGCTTCGCGCAGGAAGTTCTCGAGCGTTTGGTTGA
- a CDS encoding glycosyltransferase family 4 protein: MTPRRRRLLTIAHSYCVALNRRLAHEMARAGGDRWEVTALAPRFFHGDLRPIRVEPQSGELCRLVAVPAHLSRLPQLFFYGRGLRALLRERWDFVHCWEEPFAIGGGQVAWSCTPATPLVFYTFQNIAKRYPFPFSAIERMCIERCIGWIASGEAVAQAQSGRGWNRKPYRVMPLGVDVELFRPDPAAGRATRERLGWGGEGPPVVGFLGRFVEAKGVDLLMRTLEDLGTPWRALFVGGGPMEPALRAWAQRHGDRVRVVGGVAHDAVPAYLNAMELLCAPSRTTPTWREQFGRMLIEAFACGVPVIGSDSGEIPYVVADAGLVVGERDEAGWRRALEELLQSPARRAELGARGRERAHAVYAWPIIASRHLEFFAELLAA; this comes from the coding sequence ATGACCCCCCGCCGGCGGCGCCTGCTCACTATCGCGCACTCCTACTGCGTCGCGCTCAACCGCCGCCTCGCGCATGAGATGGCGCGCGCGGGCGGCGATCGATGGGAGGTCACTGCCCTGGCGCCGCGCTTTTTTCATGGCGACCTGCGTCCGATACGGGTCGAGCCGCAGTCCGGGGAGCTTTGCCGGCTCGTCGCGGTGCCTGCCCACCTGAGCCGCCTGCCGCAGCTCTTCTTTTACGGGCGCGGATTGCGCGCGCTTCTGCGCGAGCGCTGGGACTTCGTACATTGTTGGGAGGAGCCGTTCGCCATCGGGGGCGGCCAAGTCGCCTGGTCGTGCACGCCGGCCACACCGCTCGTCTTTTACACCTTTCAGAATATTGCCAAGCGCTATCCGTTCCCGTTTTCGGCGATCGAACGGATGTGCATCGAACGCTGCATAGGTTGGATCGCGAGCGGCGAGGCGGTCGCGCAGGCGCAGTCGGGGCGCGGCTGGAACCGCAAGCCCTATCGCGTGATGCCACTCGGGGTGGATGTCGAATTGTTTCGCCCCGACCCCGCCGCCGGCCGCGCCACGCGCGAGCGGCTGGGGTGGGGCGGCGAAGGTCCGCCGGTGGTGGGCTTTCTCGGCCGCTTCGTTGAAGCCAAGGGGGTCGATCTGCTGATGCGCACGCTGGAGGACTTGGGCACGCCGTGGCGCGCACTGTTCGTCGGCGGCGGGCCGATGGAACCGGCGCTGCGCGCCTGGGCCCAACGCCACGGCGATCGCGTACGCGTCGTGGGCGGTGTCGCACACGACGCGGTGCCGGCATATCTTAATGCCATGGAGCTGCTTTGCGCTCCCAGCCGGACCACACCGACCTGGCGCGAACAGTTCGGACGCATGCTGATCGAGGCCTTCGCCTGCGGCGTGCCGGTAATCGGCAGCGACAGCGGTGAGATTCCCTACGTCGTCGCCGACGCCGGCCTGGTCGTGGGCGAGCGCGACGAGGCCGGATGGCGGCGGGCGCTGGAAGAGCTGCTCCAGAGCCCGGCGCGGCGCGCCGAGCTTGGCGCGCGCGGCCGCGAGCGCGCGCATGCAGTATACGCGTGGCCGATCATCGCCAGCCGCCATCTCGAGTTCTTCGCCGAGCTCCTCGCTGCGTAG
- a CDS encoding glycosyltransferase family 1 protein has translation MERLRVAVICDFAEEGWPSMDLVGEMLCAELERRHAGALAVTRVRPEFIRRLSRRANGAPAPRARFNVDRALNRFFDYPRLLRRVRECYDVFHVVDHSYAHLVHELAAARTVVTCHDLDAFRCLLADGERRTFPLRAMARRILGGMRRAACVSCDSVATRDALAANALVSRERLVVIPNGVHPACSPVPDEAADAALARMLGRAEGPELLHVGSTISRKRIDLLLRAFAAARREYPALRLIKAGGALTVDQRRLARELGVTDAIVTMPFLAPAELAALYRRVALVMLPSEAEGFGLPLAEALACGTPVLASDIAPLREVGGDVVDYCPVGDVAAWTAALLAKLRERVEQPARWAERREAGIRRAACFSWAEYADRCAALYSELVGREAPRA, from the coding sequence TTGGAACGCCTGCGCGTCGCCGTGATTTGCGATTTCGCCGAAGAGGGATGGCCCAGCATGGACCTCGTTGGCGAGATGCTGTGCGCCGAGCTCGAGCGGCGCCACGCGGGCGCCCTCGCCGTCACCCGTGTTCGGCCGGAGTTTATCCGCCGCTTGAGCCGCCGCGCCAACGGCGCACCTGCCCCCCGCGCGCGCTTCAACGTCGACCGCGCGCTCAATCGCTTTTTCGACTATCCGCGCCTGCTGCGCCGTGTGCGCGAGTGCTACGACGTTTTTCACGTCGTCGACCACAGCTACGCCCATCTCGTGCATGAACTTGCGGCTGCCCGCACGGTCGTCACTTGCCATGACCTCGACGCGTTCCGCTGCCTGCTCGCCGATGGGGAACGCCGTACGTTCCCATTGCGTGCGATGGCGCGCCGGATCCTGGGCGGGATGCGCCGGGCGGCCTGCGTCAGCTGTGACAGCGTCGCTACCCGCGATGCGCTCGCCGCCAACGCGTTGGTCTCGCGCGAGCGGCTGGTCGTCATCCCCAACGGCGTCCATCCCGCCTGTTCCCCTGTTCCCGACGAAGCGGCCGATGCCGCGCTCGCACGTATGCTTGGGCGCGCCGAAGGCCCCGAGCTCCTCCACGTCGGCAGCACGATCTCGCGCAAGCGAATCGATCTCCTGTTACGCGCCTTTGCCGCGGCGCGGCGCGAGTATCCGGCGTTGCGGCTGATAAAAGCGGGTGGCGCGCTGACCGTGGATCAGCGGCGACTGGCGCGCGAGCTCGGCGTCACCGACGCGATCGTGACGATGCCGTTTCTCGCGCCCGCGGAGCTCGCCGCGCTCTACCGGCGCGTCGCGCTGGTGATGCTGCCCTCGGAGGCCGAGGGGTTCGGCTTGCCGTTGGCCGAGGCGCTCGCCTGCGGGACGCCGGTGCTGGCGAGCGATATCGCGCCGCTGCGCGAGGTCGGAGGCGATGTCGTCGACTATTGTCCGGTGGGTGACGTCGCGGCGTGGACCGCCGCACTGCTCGCGAAGCTGCGCGAGCGCGTCGAGCAGCCCGCGCGATGGGCCGAGCGGCGCGAAGCCGGGATCCGCCGGGCGGCGTGCTTTTCATGGGCCGAGTACGCCGATCGATGCGCCGCGCTATACAGCGAGCTTGTCGGCCGTGAGGCGCCGCGAGCGTGA